Part of the Citrobacter sp. Marseille-Q6884 genome, GCTACCGGGCGATGAATGAAAAGGGCGAAAAATTTCATTTACGCTTCCTCTTCCTGACGCGGGAAGCGGCTTTTCACGTACAGCGATAAACGGTCAAACAACAGATAAATCACAGGTGTGGTAAACAGGGTTAAGACCTGACTGACCAGTAAACCGCCCACCATGCCAATACCTAATGGACGGCGTAATTCTGCCCCTACACCGGTACTTAACATCAGCGGTAAAGCGCCGAGCAGCGCCGCCAGCGTGGTCATCAGGATGGGACGAAAACGTAGCAAGCAGGCCTGAAAAATCGCATCCCGTGGCGTCATACCTTGCTCACGCTCAGCGGCAAGGGCAAAGTCGATCATCATGATGGCGTTTTTCTTCACGATGCCGATCAGCAAAATGATGCCGATAATGGCGATGACGTCCAGTTCGCTACCGGCAATCATCAGCGCCAGCAACGCGCCGACACCTGCTGTTGGCAGCGTGGAGAGAATGGTAATCGGGTGAATAAAACTCTCATACAGGACGCCAAGCACGATATACATTGCGACGACCGCCGCCACAATCAGCCAGATGGTATTGCCCAGCGCGGCCTGGAAAGCCAGCGTGCTGCCCTGGAACTGGGTGGTGATATTGGCTGGCAGATTCAATGTTTTTTCAGCATCTAGTATCGCCTGTACCGCATCGCCCAGCGACTGATCGTCCGGTACGTTAAACGAGATGGTGGTAACCGGGAACTGATCGAGATGGTTAATCGACAGGGGCGAGAAACGTTGCTCAATGCTGGCGATAGCGCTTAGCGGCACGACGCCACCGTCACTGCTGGTCAGTCGAATTGTGTCCATCGCGGCAAGGCCGGGCGTATTGTCGGTGTCATGTTCTAACACCACACGATACTGGTTTGCCTGGGTGTAGATTGTTGAAATCAACCGCTGCCCGAAGGCGTTATACAGCGCGTTATCGACATCCGCCATGCTGATGCCTAAACGGCTGGCGCTGTCGCGGTTGACGTTCACATACGCCACCAGCCCTTGATCCTGCCAGTCGCTGCTGACATCAGAAAGCTGGGGCAACTGCCGCAGTTTTTCCAGCAGTTGTGGAACCCAGGTGCTGAGGGCATCAAGTGAAGTGGCTTGCAACGTAAACTGGTACTGTGTCCGGCTGACCTGCGTGTCGATGGTGAGATCCTGCGTGGGCTGGAGATAGAGGTCAACACCAGGAACTCTGTCCGCGGCGTCCTGCAGACGCGCGATCACTTTCTGTACCCGATCCGCGCGTTCATCCAGCGGTTTAAGGTTGATTTGCAGACGTGCGCTGTTTAATGCCGGGTTAGTGCCGTCAACACCGACAAACGCCGTCAGACTCTCAACGGCCGGGTCTTTGAGGATGACGTCAGATATCTGGCGCTGACGCTGGGCCATACTGGCAAATGAGCTGGACTGTGGCGCCTGCAGTGTGCCCTGAATAATGCCGTTATCCTGCACCGGGAAGAACCCTTTCGGGATAAAGACCCACAGCATCACGCTCAGGACTAGCGTGCCGAGTGCGACGCTAAGCGTCAGCCACGGATGGTTAAGCACTTTTGCCAGCCAGTGGCCGTACCCGGCGATAACCCGTTCAAACAACCTTTCCGACGCGCGGGAGAAACGGTTTTGTTTACGCAGCGATGCCTGATTGAGCATACGGGCACACATCATTGGCGTCAGCGTTAGCGATACGACAGCTGAAATCAGAATGGCTACCGCCAGCGTCACAGCGAACTCACGGAATAAACGCCCGACGATATCCCCCATAAACAGCAACGGGATCAACACCGCGATCAGCGAAAAGGTCAGTGAAATAATGGTAAAGCCGATTTCCCCAGCCCCTTTCAGGGCGGCGGTCAGCGGTTTTTCCCCTTTTTCGATATAGCGGGAAATATTCTCAATCACCACAATGGCATCATCGACGACAAAGCCTGTCGCGATGGTCAGCGCCATCAGCGTCAGGTTATTGATAGAAAAATCGAGGAACACCATCACCGCAAAGGTACCAATCAGCGATAACGGGACGGCCACCGCGGGAATAATCGTCGCGGGAATATTGCGCAGAAACAGGTAGATGATCATGACGACCAGCGCAATGGCCAGCATCAGTTCAAACTGGGTATCAGAAACCGAAGCGCGAATGTTGGTCGTACGATCCGAAAGCACCGTGACGTTGACCGATTTCGGCAGGCTTTCCGTCAGCTGCGGCAGCATCTGGCGAATACTGTCTGCAGTGGAGATGATGTTCGCGCCAGGCTGGCGCTGAACGTTCATCACGATGGCTTGTTGCTTATTGGCCCATGCGCCCAACCAGCTGTTTTCCGCGCCTTGCTCGACGGTGGCGACATCGCCCAGACGCACAGGCGCGCCGTTTTTATAGGCAATAATTAACTGCCGATACTCGTCGGCGGATTGCATCTGATCGTTGGCTGATAGCGTCACGGCGCGCGTGGGACCATCGAGGCTGCCTTTCGCGGAATTGACGTTGGCACCGGTGATGGCGGTACGGATGGTTTCGCTGGTCAAACCGAGCGCGGCAATCGCCTGGGCATTCAGTTTAACGCGGACAGCCGGACGTTGGCCGCCTGAGAGCGTCACCAGACCAACGCCGGACACCTGAGAGATTTTCTGCGCGACGCGCGTTTCCACCATATCCTCTACCTGTGTCATGGGCATGGCCGTCGAAGTGACCGCCAGCGTCATGATCGGAGGATCCGCTGGATTGACTTTGCTGTAGACCGGCGGATTAGGCAGATCGCCGGGCAATAAATTGGTGGCAGCGTTAATCGCGGCCTGAACTTCCTGTTCTGCTACGTCCAGTGGTAAGGTCAACTGGAACTGCAATGTCACGACTGAGGCGCCGCCGGAACTCTGTGACGACATCTGTTTTAAACCGGACATCTGCCCGAACTGACGTTCCAGCGGCGCCGTGACGGCGGAGGTCATCACATCCGGGCTGGCGCCTGGGTAGAGCGTCACCACCTGAATAGTGGGGTAATCCACTTCCGGCAAGGCGGCGATGGGCAGAAAGCGATAGCCAATAATCCCGGCGAGTAAAATCGCCACCATCAACAGGGTGGTCGCGACGGGGCGCAAAATAAACAGACGTGATGGACCGCCTGTGTTGCCTGGAGGTAACACCTGCATCAGGAGCGCGCTCCTTTATTGCCGTATTCACGCGATGTGGCTTTATTGTCCGTAGAAGCGGCAGTATGTGCCTCTACCACTTCAACTTTTGCACCTTCCGTCAGCCGGTCAATACCGTCAGTCACAACGCGATCGCCCACAGACAACCCGGCGGTAATCACCACTTTTTGACTATCCTGAATACCCGGTTTGACCAGATGCTTGCTGACTTTGTTTTCGGCGTTAAGCACCCAGACAAAGTGGCCTTCGTTGCCCATCTGTAATGCAGCTGCCGGGATCACCACAGCATTTTGCTCGGTATCGACCAGCATGCGGGCGTTAACAAACTGATTGGGGAATAATGCATCGTCCTGATTGTTGAAACGCGCTTTAACCTTGATGGTGCCGGTGGTGGCATCAATCTGATTATCGAGACTTAACAGAATCCCTTCGCTCAGTTTCTGCGAATTGGTGCGATCCCAGGCTTCGACTTTCAGCGGGTTTCCCGTTTTTTGCGCCCGCAGCACGGTGGCAATATCGCTTTCAGGCAAGGTGAATATCAGGTCGATGGGATGGGTTTGCGTAATGACGACAATCCCGGTGGTATCGCTGCTGGAAATTTGGTTACCGACATCGACCTGTTTCAGGCCTACGCGGCCATCTACAGGCGCGGTTACCCGGCTCCAGTCAAGCTGTAATTGGGCGCTGGCAACGCTGGCTTCATCCGCTTTGATCGTCCCTTGCGTTTCATTGACCAGCGCTTGTTGTGCATCCAGTTCCTGACGGGAGACCAGATTCGTTTTGACCAGTTGTTGATAACGAGCGAGGTCACGACGGGCATTTTCCAGCGTCGCTTTATCCTTCGCTAACTGCCCCTGTGCCTGAGCCAACGCCACTTTGAACTGGCTGGGATCAATTTCTGCCAGCAGATCGCCGGCTTTGACCTGTTGTCCTTCCTGAAAGTGTAACGCGATGAGCTGACCGTCCACCCGGCTACGCACTGTTGCCGTGTTAGCCGCAGTAATCGTGCCCAATCCTGTCAGGTAGCGCGGAACGGCTTGCTCACTGGCGGTAGCCGCCTGGACTGGCGCCAGCGGACCGGAGCGCATTCCCCGACGGCCTGAGCCCGGCGTGTGCTGCGCTTGTTTAGTGGCGCCAGGCGCACTTCCCTGGGACTCGCTGCGGCTTTGCCAGAACCAGGATGCGGCGATGGCTGCCACGACAATCACGATTGCTATCACCCAGCGGGATTTGTTACTGCCTTTCATTGTTATAAGTTTCTCATCCTGAAACGATTCGCGGAATGATACTAGTTTAGCCAGCGAACACGGGAGAAAAATGGAGGAATTATGAAACACTGTCGGGATTCGTCTGAATGCTGACGCGGCTTTGCGAGGAATTACGCAACAATCAGCGCTGAAAATAACGAATGCGTAATAGTACGTTAGAGTGCTGGCACGGCAAAAAGGAGGAAAGCCAAAGATTTCAGCGGGACGCTGGAACGGGAAAGCCCCTCCCGAGGAAGGGGCCAAAATAAGGAAAGGGTTATGATGAAGCACGTCATCATACTGGTGATACTCTTAG contains:
- a CDS encoding MdtB/MuxB family multidrug efflux RND transporter permease subunit, with translation MQVLPPGNTGGPSRLFILRPVATTLLMVAILLAGIIGYRFLPIAALPEVDYPTIQVVTLYPGASPDVMTSAVTAPLERQFGQMSGLKQMSSQSSGGASVVTLQFQLTLPLDVAEQEVQAAINAATNLLPGDLPNPPVYSKVNPADPPIMTLAVTSTAMPMTQVEDMVETRVAQKISQVSGVGLVTLSGGQRPAVRVKLNAQAIAALGLTSETIRTAITGANVNSAKGSLDGPTRAVTLSANDQMQSADEYRQLIIAYKNGAPVRLGDVATVEQGAENSWLGAWANKQQAIVMNVQRQPGANIISTADSIRQMLPQLTESLPKSVNVTVLSDRTTNIRASVSDTQFELMLAIALVVMIIYLFLRNIPATIIPAVAVPLSLIGTFAVMVFLDFSINNLTLMALTIATGFVVDDAIVVIENISRYIEKGEKPLTAALKGAGEIGFTIISLTFSLIAVLIPLLFMGDIVGRLFREFAVTLAVAILISAVVSLTLTPMMCARMLNQASLRKQNRFSRASERLFERVIAGYGHWLAKVLNHPWLTLSVALGTLVLSVMLWVFIPKGFFPVQDNGIIQGTLQAPQSSSFASMAQRQRQISDVILKDPAVESLTAFVGVDGTNPALNSARLQINLKPLDERADRVQKVIARLQDAADRVPGVDLYLQPTQDLTIDTQVSRTQYQFTLQATSLDALSTWVPQLLEKLRQLPQLSDVSSDWQDQGLVAYVNVNRDSASRLGISMADVDNALYNAFGQRLISTIYTQANQYRVVLEHDTDNTPGLAAMDTIRLTSSDGGVVPLSAIASIEQRFSPLSINHLDQFPVTTISFNVPDDQSLGDAVQAILDAEKTLNLPANITTQFQGSTLAFQAALGNTIWLIVAAVVAMYIVLGVLYESFIHPITILSTLPTAGVGALLALMIAGSELDVIAIIGIILLIGIVKKNAIMMIDFALAAEREQGMTPRDAIFQACLLRFRPILMTTLAALLGALPLMLSTGVGAELRRPLGIGMVGGLLVSQVLTLFTTPVIYLLFDRLSLYVKSRFPRQEEEA
- a CDS encoding MdtA/MuxA family multidrug efflux RND transporter periplasmic adaptor subunit, with translation MKGSNKSRWVIAIVIVVAAIAASWFWQSRSESQGSAPGATKQAQHTPGSGRRGMRSGPLAPVQAATASEQAVPRYLTGLGTITAANTATVRSRVDGQLIALHFQEGQQVKAGDLLAEIDPSQFKVALAQAQGQLAKDKATLENARRDLARYQQLVKTNLVSRQELDAQQALVNETQGTIKADEASVASAQLQLDWSRVTAPVDGRVGLKQVDVGNQISSSDTTGIVVITQTHPIDLIFTLPESDIATVLRAQKTGNPLKVEAWDRTNSQKLSEGILLSLDNQIDATTGTIKVKARFNNQDDALFPNQFVNARMLVDTEQNAVVIPAAALQMGNEGHFVWVLNAENKVSKHLVKPGIQDSQKVVITAGLSVGDRVVTDGIDRLTEGAKVEVVEAHTAASTDNKATSREYGNKGARS
- a CDS encoding type I toxin-antitoxin system Ibs family toxin, whose product is MMKHVIILVILLVISLPAY